A region from the Stutzerimonas stutzeri genome encodes:
- a CDS encoding serine/threonine-protein kinase, whose product MNEPVCAEPASDLTYFAFASTAAAPGPAAPPATSTGELPKVLGGRYLVERLLGVGGMGAVYRARDLLREQFGDPEPYIALKTLSDDFAEYPDAHALLYTEFALTARLSHRHVVRLYGFDVDADSQRAFITLELLKGPTLDQLLSERPDGLAWGELCEIAVPLIEALAYSHSRGVIHGDLKPSNVILAEDGLRLFDYGLGQPLEGVMKNLPRLSRNRFKAWTTRYAAPELLDGAEPSKASDVYALGCLLYEMASGRHPFRRLSAKQARAMALDKELRRPPNLAYGWPTLRAALAFDANKRTARLTQLRDIFRRPAPSRLQRWFGRAHG is encoded by the coding sequence ATGAACGAGCCCGTGTGCGCCGAACCGGCTTCGGATCTGACCTACTTCGCCTTCGCCTCCACCGCTGCTGCGCCGGGCCCTGCGGCGCCACCGGCTACCAGTACCGGTGAGCTACCGAAGGTCTTGGGCGGACGTTACCTGGTCGAACGACTGCTCGGCGTCGGCGGCATGGGCGCCGTCTACCGCGCACGGGACCTGCTACGCGAACAGTTTGGCGATCCGGAACCCTATATCGCGTTGAAAACCCTGAGCGATGATTTCGCCGAGTACCCCGACGCCCATGCGCTGCTCTACACCGAGTTCGCGCTGACCGCACGGCTGAGTCATCGCCATGTCGTGCGGCTGTATGGCTTCGACGTGGACGCGGACAGCCAGCGCGCCTTCATTACACTCGAGTTGCTCAAGGGCCCAACGCTCGACCAATTGCTCAGCGAGCGTCCCGATGGCCTCGCCTGGGGCGAGTTGTGCGAAATCGCGGTGCCGTTAATAGAGGCGTTGGCCTATTCCCATAGCCGTGGCGTCATTCACGGCGACCTCAAACCCAGCAACGTAATACTCGCGGAGGATGGGCTGCGCTTGTTCGACTACGGCCTCGGTCAGCCGCTCGAGGGCGTGATGAAAAACCTGCCGCGGCTGTCTCGCAACCGATTCAAGGCCTGGACCACGCGCTATGCCGCCCCTGAACTGCTTGACGGAGCGGAGCCTTCGAAGGCCAGCGATGTGTATGCGCTTGGCTGCCTGCTGTATGAGATGGCCAGTGGACGCCACCCGTTCCGTCGCCTGAGTGCCAAGCAGGCAAGAGCGATGGCGCTGGACAAGGAGCTGCGTCGACCGCCGAACCTGGCTTATGGCTGGCCCACACTGCGCGCAGCGCTGGCGTTCGATGCCAATAAGCGCACCGCCCGTTTGACCCAACTACGGGATATTTTCCGTCGCCCCGCACCCAGCCGCCTGCAGCGCTGGTTCGGGCGCGCCCATGGATGA
- a CDS encoding PP2C family protein-serine/threonine phosphatase, giving the protein MMRTASLAHDWRSAARTDTGKVRARNEDAFLDLPEQGLWVVADGMGGHHNGALASRLIVDKLAELPEGNLVERLANLRRCLHDLNRRLGQELTITADRPDPVTGSTVVALLMETNRAACVWAGDSRCYLWRRGRLYQLSRDHSLLQQLIDEQNLSPQEAARHPAAHALTRAIGASEQLVLDILEFDVYPGDTLLLCSDGLYQSLSPDALGAALNSPSTTLALQRLFDQAMDGPARDNLSAVVVRR; this is encoded by the coding sequence ATGATGCGCACCGCAAGCCTGGCCCATGACTGGCGTAGCGCCGCGCGAACCGACACCGGCAAGGTTCGCGCACGCAATGAAGACGCCTTTCTCGACCTTCCCGAGCAAGGCCTGTGGGTGGTCGCCGATGGGATGGGTGGCCACCATAACGGCGCGCTGGCCAGCCGCTTGATCGTCGACAAACTGGCCGAGCTGCCGGAAGGTAACCTGGTCGAACGCCTGGCCAACTTGCGCCGCTGCCTGCACGACCTCAATCGCAGACTCGGCCAGGAGCTGACAATCACCGCCGACCGCCCCGACCCGGTGACCGGCAGTACCGTGGTCGCGCTGCTGATGGAGACCAACCGCGCCGCCTGTGTCTGGGCTGGCGACAGCCGCTGCTACCTCTGGCGCCGCGGACGGCTTTACCAGCTCTCGCGTGACCACTCGCTGCTGCAGCAGCTGATCGACGAACAGAACCTCAGCCCGCAGGAGGCCGCGCGTCACCCTGCTGCGCATGCACTCACTCGCGCGATCGGCGCCAGTGAGCAACTGGTGCTGGACATCCTCGAGTTCGATGTCTATCCAGGCGATACCTTGCTGCTGTGCAGCGACGGGCTCTACCAGAGCCTGTCGCCGGACGCATTGGGTGCAGCACTCAATTCGCCGTCGACCACGCTTGCGCTGCAACGGCTATTCGACCAGGCCATGGACGGTCCGGCACGAGACAATCTCAGCGCAGTGGTAGTACGCCGATGA
- the tssM gene encoding type VI secretion system membrane subunit TssM, translating to MKVFFGKLAAFFRKTWVWSLCVLLVLALLVWFAGPLLAVNDYKFWESSTSRLLTIAGLCLAWGLFIVFASWRSTRRKQAEASDDEVQERLRREGLVSEEQGILRQRYRDAMRTLKSSSLYRGRSEKWRNDLPWYLLLGPQGSGKTSLLDFSGLDFPLNRGENQRLTKDVSGTRYADWYFADHAVLIDTAGRYLTQPDAAVDGKAWETLLGLLRRRRARPLNGVLVNIPVEQLLQSSELELETLARQSRQRLQEIHQRLGADVPVYLVLSKADKVLGFEEFFDQLSREESDQVLGASFRKEQDGTDVNVVRSEFEELLRRLNSQVVLRMHQERDTQRRGRILDFPHQLGQIGERLCLFIELAFSGNRYQRASQLRGFYLTSAPQLQDGLDPITSGIGRNLGLSSSTLPTFRSGRARFINHLLSRVIFPEADLASLDQKEVRRIDWGQRALYAASFACLALFGALWANGFSNNHERLEQLRSLADQLGQEHQSISAQDDALRILKALDTSYAATQVFPNKSEVTNLQRGGLYQGEAVDPTLHQAYRHELETLLLPRVARQLEAQIRANLTDRERLLGSLRAYLMLNLEERRDDGFLEDWISADWSLRYAGNAVAQNGLNTHFERMLNGSFAPYALNDQLVAEARQVLRSESLANVVYRMLRDQARTLPDYRFSQRLGPQGALFSGSDYAIPGFYTQNGYQKFYVAQGSDLVREILRDNWVLGEGDSLSLKDLGRLMVEMEQLYFRDYANYWSEAVAQLALEPIAGTGQGSALLSGLSAANSPLLQLLVEIRDNTRFVGAADTAGDAAETADANGKLGKAAKLASAAAEQAQAALAKNLPDTARKTLERRFEPLHRLLDENAGASAELVPTLQALDALQLQLAALAHASAPDQAAFELAKARMGGQRDAINQLRASAARLPQPIGNWLGLLAEDSWTLVLNDAYHYLNQRYQSELYAFYKGSLRQRYPFSAHSESDVAIADFREFFKAQGVADGFFDRYLKAFVSGSAGQYQLRRVDGRGLPLSREFLSQMGNAQTIRRSFFADNPNEPQIRFKLEPYSLDSSLGRADFRFGNQQMEYRHGPIVQTAFSWPADAEDGRTSLVVEELGGHRVGIEKNSGPWSLFRLLDLMQVDYHSGRDVLMLKANLGGRHANYLLHSQRSPNPFDIALLRDFKLPATL from the coding sequence ATGAAGGTTTTTTTCGGCAAGCTTGCCGCGTTTTTTCGCAAGACCTGGGTATGGAGCCTGTGTGTCTTGTTGGTGCTGGCCCTGCTGGTGTGGTTCGCTGGACCACTGCTGGCGGTAAACGACTACAAGTTCTGGGAGTCGTCCACCAGTCGCCTGTTGACCATCGCCGGGCTGTGCCTGGCCTGGGGGTTGTTCATTGTGTTCGCCAGCTGGCGTAGCACCCGCCGCAAGCAGGCCGAGGCCAGCGATGACGAGGTGCAGGAGCGCCTGCGTCGCGAAGGCTTAGTCAGTGAGGAACAAGGCATCCTGCGCCAGCGCTATCGCGACGCCATGCGCACCCTCAAGAGTTCGAGCCTCTACCGCGGGCGCAGCGAGAAATGGCGCAATGACCTGCCCTGGTATCTCCTGCTCGGCCCTCAGGGCAGCGGCAAAACCTCCTTGCTGGACTTTTCCGGTTTGGATTTTCCGCTCAACCGCGGCGAAAACCAGCGTCTGACCAAGGATGTCTCAGGCACTCGCTACGCTGACTGGTACTTCGCCGACCATGCGGTGCTGATCGATACCGCCGGCCGCTACCTGACTCAACCCGACGCTGCCGTCGACGGCAAGGCCTGGGAAACGCTGCTCGGTTTGTTGCGTCGTCGCCGTGCGCGCCCACTCAATGGCGTGCTGGTCAATATTCCTGTCGAGCAGCTGCTGCAATCGAGCGAACTGGAGCTCGAAACTCTGGCACGTCAAAGCCGCCAGCGCCTACAGGAAATCCACCAGCGTCTGGGCGCCGACGTGCCGGTCTATCTGGTGCTGAGCAAAGCGGACAAGGTGCTTGGCTTCGAGGAGTTCTTCGACCAGCTATCACGCGAAGAAAGCGATCAGGTGCTGGGTGCCAGCTTCCGCAAGGAACAGGACGGCACCGACGTCAACGTGGTGCGCAGCGAATTCGAGGAATTGCTGCGCCGGCTCAACAGCCAGGTCGTGCTGCGCATGCACCAGGAGCGCGACACCCAACGTCGCGGCCGGATCCTCGATTTCCCGCACCAGCTCGGCCAGATTGGCGAGCGTCTGTGCCTTTTCATTGAGCTGGCGTTCTCTGGCAACCGCTACCAGCGTGCCAGCCAACTGCGCGGCTTCTATTTGACCAGCGCACCGCAGCTGCAAGATGGACTCGACCCGATTACCAGTGGCATCGGCCGCAACCTCGGACTGTCCAGCAGCACGTTGCCGACCTTCCGCAGCGGTCGGGCGCGCTTCATCAATCACCTGCTCAGCCGTGTGATCTTCCCGGAGGCCGACCTTGCCAGTCTCGACCAGAAAGAAGTCCGCCGCATCGACTGGGGCCAGCGCGCGCTGTATGCCGCAAGCTTCGCCTGCCTGGCACTGTTCGGCGCGCTCTGGGCCAACGGTTTCTCCAACAACCACGAGCGGCTCGAGCAACTGCGCAGCCTCGCCGATCAGCTGGGTCAAGAACACCAGAGCATCTCTGCCCAGGACGATGCACTTCGCATACTCAAGGCATTGGATACCAGCTACGCGGCCACACAGGTATTTCCGAACAAATCCGAGGTGACTAACCTGCAACGCGGCGGGCTTTACCAGGGCGAGGCAGTCGATCCAACCTTGCATCAAGCCTATCGGCACGAACTGGAAACGCTGCTGCTGCCACGTGTTGCGCGTCAGCTCGAAGCCCAGATCCGCGCCAATCTCACCGACCGTGAACGCCTGCTCGGCAGCCTGCGCGCGTATCTGATGCTCAACCTGGAAGAACGTCGCGACGACGGCTTTCTCGAGGATTGGATCTCCGCCGATTGGTCGCTGCGCTACGCCGGCAATGCGGTCGCACAGAACGGGCTCAACACCCATTTCGAGCGGATGCTCAATGGCAGCTTCGCGCCCTATGCGCTCAACGACCAGCTCGTCGCCGAGGCACGTCAGGTGCTGCGCAGCGAATCACTGGCCAACGTCGTCTACCGCATGCTGCGCGACCAGGCTCGCACCCTACCCGACTATCGCTTCAGCCAACGTCTCGGACCTCAGGGTGCGCTGTTCAGCGGCAGCGACTACGCCATCCCCGGGTTCTATACGCAAAACGGTTATCAGAAGTTCTACGTCGCACAGGGCAGCGACTTGGTGCGCGAGATCCTGCGCGACAACTGGGTGCTCGGCGAAGGCGACAGCCTAAGCCTGAAGGATCTAGGACGCCTGATGGTCGAGATGGAGCAGCTCTATTTTCGCGACTACGCCAACTACTGGAGCGAAGCAGTCGCGCAACTGGCGCTGGAGCCGATCGCCGGTACCGGTCAGGGCTCGGCATTGCTCAGCGGGTTGAGCGCAGCCAACTCGCCGTTGCTGCAATTACTGGTCGAGATACGCGACAACACCCGCTTTGTCGGCGCGGCTGACACCGCAGGTGATGCTGCAGAAACCGCCGACGCCAACGGCAAACTAGGCAAAGCCGCCAAGTTGGCATCGGCCGCCGCCGAGCAGGCTCAGGCCGCACTGGCCAAGAACCTGCCTGACACGGCGCGCAAGACGCTCGAGCGCCGCTTCGAACCGCTGCACCGCCTGCTCGACGAAAATGCAGGCGCCAGTGCCGAGCTGGTCCCGACGCTGCAGGCGCTCGATGCCCTTCAACTGCAATTGGCTGCCCTGGCCCACGCCAGTGCGCCCGATCAGGCTGCGTTCGAACTCGCCAAGGCACGCATGGGCGGTCAACGTGACGCCATCAACCAGTTGCGCGCCAGCGCAGCCCGTCTGCCACAACCGATCGGCAACTGGCTCGGCCTGCTCGCCGAAGACAGCTGGACGCTGGTTCTAAACGACGCCTACCACTACCTCAACCAACGCTACCAGAGCGAGCTGTACGCGTTCTACAAAGGGTCGCTGCGCCAGCGCTATCCATTCAGCGCCCACAGCGAGAGTGACGTCGCGATCGCCGACTTCCGCGAGTTCTTCAAGGCGCAAGGCGTTGCGGACGGGTTCTTCGACCGCTATCTGAAAGCGTTCGTCAGTGGCAGCGCTGGCCAATATCAGCTCCGTCGAGTCGATGGTCGCGGCTTGCCCCTGTCACGCGAGTTCCTCTCGCAGATGGGCAACGCTCAAACCATCCGCCGCAGTTTCTTCGCTGACAACCCGAATGAGCCGCAGATTCGCTTCAAGCTCGAGCCTTACTCGCTGGATTCGAGCCTGGGTCGCGCCGACTTCCGCTTCGGCAATCAGCAGATGGAGTACCGCCACGGCCCGATCGTGCAGACCGCCTTCAGCTGGCCGGCCGATGCCGAGGACGGCCGCACCAGCCTGGTAGTCGAAGAGCTCGGCGGGCATCGTGTCGGGATCGAGAAGAACAGCGGCCCTTGGTCTCTGTTCCGCCTGCTGGATCTGATGCAGGTCGACTACCACAGCGGCCGTGACGTGCTGATGCTCAAGGCCAATCTGGGCGGCCGTCACGCCAACTATCTGCTGCACAGTCAGCGCTCGCCGAACCCGTTCGACATCGCCTTGCTGCGCGACTTCAAGCTGCCGGCGACCCTGTGA